Part of the Vigna angularis cultivar LongXiaoDou No.4 chromosome 1, ASM1680809v1, whole genome shotgun sequence genome, tggatTGTCTATGATTAAGTATTTACGTTATTAATTCTTTGGGAAATTATTGAGTAATAATTTTGTCATCTTTAGAGGGCATTTTGgtcattttaatttgttaaaggGGTGCTTGATTATTGGAAAAGGGTGACATCCAGCAGCTCTCGGTTTTCATCCATGTCCAGCCGCATCATCAACACGTTCCAGCAGCTTCAACCTGCCACGGCCTAGGAGAAAACACAACAGATTGGCACATGGTAGAGTGGAGGAGAAAGAAGCCAGCATGCTTCACGGAAGCAAGGAGCAACGACCAACACTTCACTGTCCAAACACCTTGCTCCAAACGGCCATGACAGCAGCTAGGCCTAGCTTTCTTCACGCTCATCCATTCCTTGTCCAAGCAACATGCACATCTAAGCACGTGAAGGAGATTGTCCAGCGAGGGGCTACAccatttcattttctgtttGGAGAAACGTTGGCAGCAAGCAACCCTTGAGAAGCGTTCCAGCAGCTTCACGTTCCAACAGAGAGAGAAGGAGTGACGGTATGGTGGAAGCAGACGGGCACATGCACGTTACAGCAGACAAAGTTCAAAAGAGTGGCAGTACCCCTATAAAAAGGAAGTGATTCATTTCTTTATCTTTGGGAACACTTTACGGTTTGGCTTTGGAAGGAAGCAGCACCGGCCCACAAGAAAAGAAGATAACAATCACAAGCTGCACTGTATTGGAATAAAGAAGTGGTGTTGTCGAGAATACATGGTGTCAGAGGCATGGGAGGAATGCATTTGTGTagtatttgtttaatttgaagaaagaaaacaacatgGGCTGGGAGGAATTAATTCACgtgaaagagagattgaaaGCACAAACGGCCACCACCAAAAAGAGCactaacattaaaaatgaattatgaatTTGGAAGCTGGTCTTCATAGAAAGTGAGAAAGAATATGCAGCAAACACACGGCACCAggattcaataaaaaattgaaggtgCATCAATGGgcattcatttgtttttcttgaattCAAAAGTGGAGGAGACAAAAACACACGGCTGCAACAATACAAGTGGGCTCTCCTTTGTGACATGGAAAGCATTGGGTCACATAATGGACCTCTTTTCTCGGCTGAAATAAAATGCATAATGACAAGGAAGCCGTTCACATGAAGGACACGACAAAGGAAGAAAGTGGAGAGCACATAATTGGCAAAGAGTTCACGGTGGGGGCTGGAAGAAGGTTGATCCATCTCTGCAGCAGCAGCAGCCACGTTTACGTTCAACACACCTTACTCCATTCCAGCAACTTGGCACCACCGAGAGGGAGATCTTCATCCAACAAGCTCCTCGGTCCAACATCTATCTACATCCAGCAGCTGCACACGGCTCATTAAAATTGGTAAGCATCCAGCAAGTTACGTCCAAAGCAAAGCTGGAAGAAATGAAGTTCATGGAATTAATAGGACGCTCATTTGAGGACCAGCAAATCCAGCCAAGGCACAGTGATAAAGTTGATCAGCATCCAGCAGGATGGAGAATAGTTGGACACGTGAAGAGGGGAAGAATTGAGTCTCGGAATATTGCAAGAGATGGAAGGAAACAGACACCAAATAAAGGGCCCCACCCTATTTCTTTGGCATGGCTAGGAGGGAAAGAAAGTCAGCAACCTAGGGGATAGAAGACAAAACCTGTTATGGAGAGGACACTAGACAACCTACGAAGACTATGTTCAGAATGACTATAAAAGAAGCAAGCATCCAGGGGAGTGGGGAGACAGTAGAGATTCCAGTAGCGTAGGAGTAGTGTAGGACGTCTTCTTCTGGAGTTCATTTTTCCCCCTCCCCCTTGGGGAGGTTTTgggtttgtttttatttttcagttcaTGTATTGAATCTTCATTTTCCAGTTTGCGTTTTTCAGTTAATGTTGTTGTTTGTTTCAGTTTTGAATGTAATTTACAATATGTGATTTTCagtgttgaattttattttcatctgcaTTATTTGTCATCTTCAATCCAATTTCATGTTTACTGTCTGAAATCAATTTGCTGTCATTTTCCGGTTTACTGCAGTTCTGTTCAATTTCTGCTAAAATTGCTTCCAGTTTCCAAATGCGAACTTTGATTCTGTCAATTTTCACTTTCAATTTACATTTTCTACTGCATTTTAAGTTTCTCAATTCGTTTTTactgttgattttattttcttaaacttttaaattctGTTTGCTGCTTTTAATTttcgattttaattttaatttaaatttacatttttctgcACAAACAATCTTAAAAACCCCCCTCTTTTGTGTAAACTCTTCTAAAACTGAACCACACataattggtccttgagagacgacctaggagtcacatcctagtactgtactgcattcttttatgctcAACTAAGCAATGTCAACTCGATGatctcaagaaagcaaacacaaatagaTTTGGCGGGCCTCTCACAAAAGTTgagcataaaagaatgcagtacagtactaggatgtgactcctaggtcgtctctcaaggaccaattatGTGTGGTTCAGTTTTAGAAGAGTTTACACAAAAGAGGGGGGTTTTTAAGATTGTTTGTgcagaaaaatgtaaatttaaattaaaattaaaatcgaaAATTAAAAGCAGCAAACagaatttaaaagtttaagaaaataaaatcaacagtAAAAACGAATTGAGAAACTTAAAATGCAGTAGAAAATGTAAATTGAAAGTGAAAATTGACAGAATCAAAGTTCGCATTTGGAAACTGGAAGCAATTTTAGCAGAAATTGAACAGAACTGCAGTAAACCGGAAAATGACAGCAAATTGATTTCAGACAGTAAACATGAAATTGGATTGAAGATGACAAATAAtgcagatgaaaataaaattcaacactGAAAATCACATATTGTAAATTACATTCAAAACTGAAACAAACAACAGCATTAACTGAAAAACGCAAACTGGAAAATGAAGATTCAATACAtgaactgaaaaataaaaacaaacccAAAACCTCCCCAAGGGGGAGGGGGAAAAATGAACTCCAGAAGAAGACGTCCTACACTACTCCTACGCTACTGGAATCTCTACTGTCTCCCCACTCCCCTGGATGCTTGCTTCTTTTATAGTCATTCTGAACATAGTCTTCGTAGGTTGTCTAGTGTCCTCTCCATAACAGGTTTTGTCTTCTATCCCCTAGGTTGCTGACTTTCTTTCCCTCCTAGCCATGCCAAAGAAATAGGGTGGGGCCCTCTATTTGGTGTCTGTTTCCTTCCATCTCTTGCAATATTCCGAGACTCAATTCTTCCCCTCTTCACGTGTCCAACTATTCTCCATCCTGCTGGATGCTGATCAACTTTATCACTGTGCCTTGGCTGGATTTGCTGGTCCTCAAATGAGCGTCCTATTAATTCCATGAACTTCATTTCTTCCAGCTTTGCTTTGGACGTAACTTGCTGGATGCTTACCAATTTTAATGAGCCGTGTGCAGCTGCTGGATGTAGATAGATGTTGGACCGAGGAGCTTGTTGGATGAAGATCTCCCTCTCGGTGGTGCCAAGTTGCTGGAATGGAGTAAGGTGTGTTGAACGTAAACGTGGCTGCTGCTGCTGCAGAGATGGATCAACCTTCTTCCAGCCCCCACCGTGAACTCTTTGCCAATTATGTGCTCTCCACTTTCTTCCTTTGTCGTGTCCTTCATGTGAACGGCTTCCTTGTCATTATGCATTTTATTTCAGCCGAGAAAAGAGGTCCATTATGTGACCCAATGCTTTCCATGTCACAAAGGAGAGCCCACTTGTATTGTTGCAGCCGTGTGTTTTTGTCTCCTCCACTTTTGaattcaagaaaaacaaatgaatgcCCATTGATGcaccttcaattttttattgaatccTGGTGCCGTGTGTTTGCTGCATATTCTTTCTCACTTTCTATGAAGACCAGCTTCCAAattcataattcatttttaatgttagtGCTCTTTTTGGTGGTGGCCGTTTGTGCtttcaatctctctttcacGTGAATTAATTCCTCCCAGCCcatgttgttttctttcttcaaattaaacaaatactACACAAATGCATTCCTCCCATGCCTCTGACACCATGTATTCTCGACAACACCACTTCTTTATTCCAATACAGTGCAGCTTGTGATTGTTATCTTCTTTTCTTGTGGGCCGGTGCTGCTTCCTTCCAAAGCCAAACCGTAAAGTGTTCCCAAAGATAAAGAAATGAATCACTTCCTTTTTATAGGGGTACTGCCACTCTTTTGAACTTTGTCTGCTGTAACGTGCATGTGCCCGTCTGCTTCCACCATACCGTCACTCCTTCTCTCTCTGTTGGAACGTGAAGCTGCTGGAACGCTTCTCAAGGGTTGCTTGCTGCCAACGTTTCTCCaaacagaaaatgaaatggTGTAGCCCCTCGCTGGACAATCTCCTTCACGTGCTTAGATGTGCATGTTGCTTGGACAAGGAATGGATGAGCGTGAAGAAAGCTAGGCCTAGCTGCTGTCATGGCCGTTTGGAGCAAGGTGTTTGGACAGTGAAGTGTTGGTCGTTGCTCCTTGCTTCCGTGAAGCATGCTGGCTTCTTTCTCCTCCACTCTACCATGTGCCAATCTGTTGTGTTTTCTCCTAGGCCGTGACAGGTTGAAGCTGCTGGAACGTGTTGATGATGCGGCTGGACATGGATGAAAACCGAGAGCTGTTGGATGTCACCCTTTTCCAATAATCAAGCACCcctttaacaaattaaaatgacCAAAATGCCCTCTAAAGATGACAAAATTATTACTCAATAATTTCCCAAAGAATTAATAACGTAAATACTTAATCATAGACAatccaaattaatcaaaataagaattatctatcaaattaagcacaattatgaaaaacgggaaaatactggacaattaagaacaatttcctgattaaatccGGTACAATAGACTAAATGTAGTGAAccaaatattgactcatcactagtcctcgaaactttggttttagtcctcatttgttgctaaatgaggaccaaatttttaaacagtgtttagtttttgaggactaaaacgaacgtttcgaaaataatgaggaccaaattgtaccttactttgaaagagggacgaaaaccagaaacggccaatagtttagggactaaaaacatatttaacccttaaatttccctaaaaaataaataaataaataaataagctattaagaaacaaaaaatatttttttgttttatgaacccgacaagaCTGACCTTGGTCCTACGTACATCCATTTATaatggacaatcagggatcacgtagttctttatgtagaaaaaggtttgtgagtttgtttgaaaattattattgattgatttagatttttgaaaagtgaatcCGAAAAAGATTTGGTTTAACAAGATTGACATCTTTTtgggttttgaagatttttgtattttttatttatttaaaaatggtgggaaaaagaaagaaaccggCCATAAGCCGacacatacttataaaaaaaaattatgattaaaaaaacattatttgtgtttaagaaaaaaaacatacctttagaaaaaaacttcagagagtacaataaaaagagaaaaagaatggtGTAGAGGTAACATACCTTTTTAGCTTTTAGTACTCTCCTCTTTCTTCTTTGATGATTGTGGTTGACAGAACTCTTATGAGTGAGaacctattttttttctatactctctttctattatttctgCATGCTTCTCTCTATCCTCCCCCTTTTCCGTCTGGCAGAgtgcgtatttatatacacacattgtaatattatggAAATCTTGCCTTaatcgtaaaattaaatggagaggcgcacgaacctcgtaactTGATAATGAGGcacacgaacctcgtaaaattaaatggagaggcgcacgaacctcgtaaaattaaatgaagaggcgcacgaacctcgtataacttgatggtgaggcgcacgaacctcataaaattaaatggagaggcgCATGAACCTCGTAAAAGCCTTTTTTTTtgtgccaggatgaaaactgggctttggtgccaggatgaaaactgggcttgagtgccaggatgaaaactgggctttggtgcCAAAATGAGAACTgggctttttttttttggagttCTTTGGTGCCAgaatgaaaactgggctttggtgccagaatgaaaactgggctttggtgccaggatgaaaactgggctttagTGCCAgaatgaaaactgggctttagTGCCAgaatggaaactgggctttggtgccaggatgaaaactgggcttaggTGTcagtatgaaaactgggcttttttttttttgaattctttGGTGCCAgaatgaaaactgggctttggtgcCGGGATGAAAACTGAGCTTTGACATTCtcgaaacaaatattttttctttttttttctttttttttttttttgaaaattctgaAATTTGTCACTGATGTATTTTGTATTCTATCGAATTCACGAATTCCTGTTGAATGTTGGCGATGCATGGTGTGTCATGCTTTTCCTATGATGATGCCTGCACTATGATGAATGCATGAATGTATGGGTGAAAATTCATGTGAGACCCAAATACTTCCCGTGTTGTTTTAATTCCACGACATCCTTTAAGAATACACTCGCACCCAGTGAATCTGCCTGTGATGCTTATTATTTTTGGGAGGCATTTTGAAAGCTAAGAACGACCTtatgaaagagatgaaaaaagatttattgaataaaaacaatataatattgtcaatTGCACTTTAAAAGCATTCCCTATCATGGAATCATTAGAATTAACTAGCAAAGGCAACCCCTCTTCATCCATTCTGGTGAGAATAAGTGCACCACCACCAAAAGTCTTCTTTACCACATACGGGCCTTCATAATTTGGAGTCCACTTGCCCCTGTGATCCTTTGGTATTGGCAAAAATCTTTTTTTAGGACCAGTTCACCTTCTTGGAATTCCCTTCGCTGGTGTAGTTGTCCATGGCATGTTGCGgtcaatcttttttcaatgagATTGAGTTGATCAAACCGGGTTTGAACCCAATCTACTTCTTCTAACTGGTTTCCACTAACACTTGTAGGGATGGGATTTCTACCTCGAAGTGTAGTACTGCTTCTGTTCCATATACCAAAGAAAAAGGTGTTGCCCCAGTCTACATGCGTACCGATGTGTAGTGACCGAGTAAATCGAAGGTACAATCctcttgatatttttttattaacggCCTTGACTGCCCCATTCATTTTTGGGCGACGATGTGAAGTTTGATTGTTCAGGTTTGCGGCGATGAGAAATTATCTTTAAATCACGATAGTCGACACACATTTGCTCATTATCGTCCTTCTTCGACACGATACTTGCCACCTATTGCGAGTATTTTGCCCCGGCTAAGAATCTCGCCTCGAACTGTTTTCGTACTTCATCATTGATTTTGATGACATGCTAAAAGTAACTCGTGTTGAACTCTTTCTTCATGCTAGTGCCGATCTTTGCCTCCTATCTCTCGCTTTCTCCTTCTATATTAAAGATTTCAACCTCTCCTTGATGgggttttatttctttagaaTCTTACTTCACCAATCTCATTACCCCTGGAGAGGGTTATGGGtcaatcataatcatcttccatgtTATTGATAGGGAGCTCAAAATTAGGAAAATCAacattattgttttcaaaacaTTCATTGTCATATCCGtattatttgagttaaaaaatttaagccACGAGATGATGAAAAAAACGAAACAAATATGATTTAATGTTAAAccaaatgcaaaagaaaatgtCAACCCGTAACGTACGAACCCCAAGGCTCCGGGCAAAGCAGTGAGGTTAATTAAAAACGATTACATTTCAATAAGCATCACAGACAAATTCTTTATCTTTCAGCCCTTGGGTTTGCAAATAcatcttcttccttatccttGTGGTATATTTGTAGGAAATTTCCGTCGATCAGATCTTGGAGAATGCTTCTAAACCTGGTACACTCATTAATGATATGTTCGGCTCCTGGACAGATTCCACATGTCACGCCGAGGCCATCTCCACCCCTTAACAAACCCAATCTTATCAGCGTTTCAAAAATGACCTTTTTAGAACTACAAATTTTACTAACATCCTACACTAGCCTGTGTCGTCCAACCTCGATGGCATTTGTTGAGGTATTTTCGTGCTCGATAAGGGGATTGACTTCAACACTAGGTTTGTCTTCTTGGAACTTCAGCCATCCTGCATCAATTAGAGATTGTACTGTGAATTTAAGAGAGGCGCATCCTTCGGTCGAATGGCCAATGGCTCCCCCGTGAAAATCGCATCTCGCACTTACATCAAAACTTTTAGGGTATGGAGGCTGTAAGGGTTTTATTGGACGAATAGCGGCCAAACTCTTCTTAAGGAGATGAGGTAACAAATCTGTATACGTCATAGGAATGGgagtgaaaattttcaattggtTCCTCCTGGCATTAGCACTTTGACCAACATTCTGATCTGGACCTAAACCGGCTCCAGTGCCCCTAGCATTAGCCTGTTGTGGTTGATAATATCCTGGTTGTCGAGGTCTCATTTGGGGACCAGACACTGTATTGTTCACATAAAGAGGATAACTCGGGCTTGGTTGATAGCTATGTGTGGGCGCATGACCTCCCCACATGGGTATTGCTGATGTTGCATGCACTCccccttctttctctttccctggattaaaaatagatttcttCGGAGTGGTGGCTTGAGATATAATTTTCCCACTTTTCAGTCCGATTTCAATTGTTTCGCCTATGATGATGATATCAGCGAAATTGGAAGACACGTTGCCAATCATATGCTCATAAAAAGGTGGTTGTAGTGTGCTTACAAACATTGCAACCATCTCCTTGTCATATAGAGGTGGTTCAACCTGCGCTGCCAGCTCTCTCCATCGTTGCGCGTATTCTTTAAAAGACTCCTCATCTTTCTTTGCCATATGGTGCAACTGTAACTTGTCTGGCGCGACATGCATGTTGTATTTGTACTGTCTTACAAAGGCATCTGCCAAATCTGTCCAAGAACAGATATGAGAGGATTCCAGATGCGTATACCAACTCAACGCTGCTTCAGCCAAACTATCTTGAAAGAAATGAATAAGTAGTTTATCGTCGTATGCGTAGGCAGCCATTTTTCGACAATACATGGTCAAATGGTTCTTAGGGCATGTGTTTCCCTTGTATTTCTCAAATTCTGGCACCTTAAACTTGTGTGGAATGGTCACTCCTGGAGCCAAACTCAACCTTGCCACGTCACCAAACCCGTAACTTTCAAACCCTTCTATGGCTCTCAGTCTACCTTCTAGAACTTCAAGTTTATCCTTCGCTCCTTCTACGTTCGCATGCAAAGTAGCATCTTGTGCGACAATTGTGTGGGGAAGCTTGGACGTTTCATTCAGTTTTGCCTCAGTTGTGTGGATAGGCCCCTGGGTACTAATGGGAAGTACATTGTCAGTTACGGGAAAAGCCAAAGAAGTATGCTCTGCCTCTGAATGATCTCCAATAGGCGGTGTGTAACCTGGTGGTAAACCATACATTGGAAATGTGAATTGTGTGCCCACAGCGTCATGTACTGGAGTGTGAGCATTATCATCAGCCTTTGCAAACGAAGTCTCTCCTGCGGTTTTCATGGCTTTCAACGCTTCTAAAATTTGACCGACTTGATCCTTTAGCTGACTAATATCGGCCTTTACAGTTTCACGTTCCTCTTCTCAATCTTCCATAGCTTTGGAGTTTGCTCGAGTCTTATAAGGATGTCGTGGAAGTTTTGtcgttgttttttttcttaaactttatACTGTTTTTATTAACTTGGATTAGATGAAAACGAATTATGCGAAAATGCAGAAATGATGCATGCTAAAAATAAACGGAAATCACAGAAAAGTTGAAAGTGGTAAGGATTTAAAGGACACTGGATAGCCACGTTGGCGTGTAATATGTGAATATGAGATACAACACACCAAATGGTGTTTGGTAAAATAAGTATGGAGATATGTATCCATGAATGTTAGAGATGCCCTAGTTTTTAGGCATGAGTTTTGTTCATAATAGGGAACGGGTATGGAAAGGATTTACTGAA contains:
- the LOC128193507 gene encoding uncharacterized protein LOC128193507; its protein translation is MKTAGETSFAKADDNAHTPVHDAVGTQFTFPMYGLPPGYTPPIGDHSEAEHTSLAFPVTDNVLPISTQGPIHTTEAKLNETSKLPHTIVAQDATLHANVEGAKDKLEVLEGRLRAIEGFESYGFGDVARLSLAPGVTIPHKFKVPEFEKYKGNTCPKNHLTMYCRKMAAYAYDDKLLIHFFQDSLAEAALSWYTHLESSHICSWTDLADAFVRQYKYNMHVAPDKLQLHHMAKKDEESFKEYAQRWRELAAQVEPPLYDKEMVAMFVSTLQPPFYEHMIGNVSSNFADIIIIGETIEIGLKSGKIISQATTPKKSIFNPGKEKEGGVHATSAIPMWGGHAPTHSYQPSPSYPLYVNNTVSGPQMRPRQPGYYQPQQANARGTGAGLGPDQNVGQSANARRNQLKIFTPIPMTYTDLLPHLLKKSLAAIRPIKPLQPPYPKSFDVSARCDFHGGAIGHSTEGCASLKFTVQSLIDAGWLKFQEDKPSVEVNPLIEHENTSTNAIEVGRHRLV